The DNA segment GTTAAATGTGGCCTATACTTCTTTTGCAATAAATTTCTCCAAGGATGTTCAACTTTCCTAGAAGCTTCACTAGCCGCGACTAAATCATTAAACTCTTCGTCCACATCATCGACTCCCCTTATTCTCCTGAGCTTCGTTTTAGCTTCCTCGTTATTGCCACGTTCGATCATGGAATTTGGAGTCTCGGGGAGGAGAAGTGAACCGACTGTAATGATCAATGCAGGAACCATAGCACCACCTAAGCTCAAACGCCAACCCCAAGTGATCTTAGCAAAGAAATAGTTCAATATATTGGCTACAAGAATACCAATTGTGATTGACAATTGAAAGCCAATGTTGAGAGCTCCTCTATACTTGTATGGAGCCATTTCAGATAGGTATAAAGGAACAGACTGCAGTTATTACCAAGAACATGTTAATCAAACAAATGGAAGAAAAAAAGAACCAATTCTAAGCAAAATTCAAAGAGAAAAACaccaaagaaaatgaacaaaaagGGAAATTTGTGCTTGTTTCAAGAGGATCACATATTCTATGTCAAGATTAATGTGACAAAAAAGGGTACATTATTCTTGATTATACTCTAAATTCTATGATTTGGTGCTCTCAATCCAATTAAGGTTACTACATTTTAAACAAAACAGTGAGTGTTACAACTTGCTGAAGTATCAAATATCAGATTtcatatacaaaattttaaaaataaaaaaaaacatagtaGTAAAACAAAGTTGTTTTCCATTTCAAGAAGGGCAAATGTGCAAATTGTAAAAGTTGTGGGGGTCCTTATATTGAATTTTAAAACACCATCTTTTCAATTCAAGTGAACTTTTCTGAGTCAAGAAATGACAACACAGAATagattaaacaaaataaaattaaaatacagAAGAAGAAAGATATGCAGAGCATTCTTTTATGACGAAATTTGCCTTTATAAACATACTTCTCTGAGCTGCTCATTAAGTCAGTATACTTACTGAAATTCAGACCTGAACCATAATAAAGTGTTGACCAGCAACTTGTATATTTCAAAATCATGgcctaattattttattttttttgtaaagcaACTTAGTCCATGGCAAAGCTTTGAAAAGGAGGAATAAGTCCAGAACAAAGattccagaacaaagaaaaattaaaattgaaaaatcaCCAAAAACATCTAATAAGGAATGTTAAAACATGCTAATATCTGGATCATAACAAGACACAAATCACCAACTCGCTTTAAGGATAGAGTTACCCGATACCTATATTGATCAGAGAGAATATTTACTACTGGTAAAAGAGTGAAAGTAGCACAAATTAGTCCACAAACCACTttcataaagaaaaaaataactaGTTACACGCCAACTTGTGTGGTCATTAATACTGAACTCATCAACTCTAAATTCACAATCGACCTCACCCACCCTGACCCGAGAAAAAGTAACATTAAAAGTAAAAAGCAATCCATTGCACTAAACTTCTGCTATGCGTGAGGTTCGGGAAAGAATCGGACCATAAAGGTCTATTGTATGCAACCTTACCCCACATCTctacaagaggctgtttccatgacttgaacccgtgacctcctggtcacatgacatcAACTTTACCCGTTACGCCAAAGCTCCCTTCAacattaaaagtaaaaaaagggaaaagaaaatgttACCTGATTGGCGAAACCAATACCAAAACCAAGTAAAATACGGCCAACAATGAGCATTGAGACACCACGAGCAAAGCCATTGATCAAAGCCCCTGCACAAAATAAGATACCACCAAACAGCATAGAGAgttttcttcctaattttctggTCACAGTAGATGCAACCAGAGATGAAACAAGTGCAGCCAAATACAATGATGATGTGAACATTGTCAATGTTTGGCTGTCAAATTTGCAGTATTGATTAGTTGATGTGTCTTCCCTTTGCTTTGTGTATACAGATgggaaaaactttctcaagaaTGAGTCCATTGATGTCACTCCCCCTGGTTCCAAAACATaaacataattttaaaaaaacaagaaacaagttcatcttttttttttctttttttttcatgtaaCACAAGATTTAACAAAAAAAAGGCGCGCGCGGGGAGGGTTTGCCCGATGCACAAAGTATCCCGCGTTAATGCAGGGTCCGGAGAAGGGTCACACCACAAAGGGTGTTATGTAGAGTTCAACTAAACTCAGTGGAAGACAAAGGTAGACACAAGATTTTAACATAATCGGGAGCACCAATATTCTGTTCAACCAGTATTCTCTAAAGGCATTAAGTATTCAGGGTGTCAGATTATTTAAATTAACCATTTTTAAGGTATACATACACAAGATTTCTGCTAAAATTTACAGGGTTCGGTGATCCCTCAATGTTATACATAGGTCCGTCTCGCCTCTGGTGCAAGATGTAACATATAACTAACGGATTTAactaaattcatattttttgagacggaatataaatatatgtgctGAAAATCACTAAAATTTTACTAAAATAAACAAAATCTTGAAAAAGTGTAGTGCATTCAACACTAAGAAGTTAAAGGCTGAATTTATCAAGTTTACGTTTTGGCTCCGGCTATGCCTGGAAGTCATTGTTTACTTtccaaactatatatatatatgtactcaAAAAATTAAAATGGATATATATTTTAAGACCATCGACTATAGATTTTGAATTCGCATCTACGTAGACATATACATATAGACACATAGATACACACAAAAACGTACCAGAAATTCCGATATCATAACCAAAAATCAGACCACCCATAGCAGCAACAATACAAGTAATAGTAACATAAAGAGTTAAACTCCCAGGATATTCTTTCCCATTATTTGGATCACGGCTAAAGCCACCACCACCAGCCATATTTTCCACTGCTCTTTTGATATGCTATTAACAAAAACAAGaggagaaacaaaaaagaaaaacttgaGAAATCAAGAGAAAGAATAGGAATATAGAGGATATGAAAAGGCAAATGCAGGAGTATATATAGAAAATGAAAGAGACTATTATGTCCAAGATTGAGATATTCAGACTATATACTTAGCtgtcaatttttatttttgaattttttgttagCTGTCAAAAATCTTATCTCACATTATAAAGCTTTAAAGTTAATTAAAACGGTGAACCAACTACCAAAAAAGTAATAATGACCTTAATTCTTAACCACAGGTATCAGGTTCGAGCTTATTTGGATATTAAGTCGTCTTTGTTAGAGAGTATTTTATCCCTAATGTGAGACTTTACGACATGAATACGGATTTAGTCGGATCGCAATACGAGTACCGAACACTGAATAGGAAAAAGATGATgaacttttaaaaatatattgacTTACTATATTAACTTTAATCGTTTCAGAAAACGTATCAAGAGGTATGAAATTATTATAGGAGAAATATTCATAAAATAGGATAAACTTTATTCGCTTAGCAAAAGTAATTTTGCTGATACTAATATATTTTCAGTATTATTCGAATTAAAGatctaaattttaaattttgtaacCTTTTTCTCATTATTACCAAAAGAGTAATGATAAACTTTGCAAAACATATTGACTTACTATATAATTAGCTGTATCAATTTTCAGAAAACGTATCAGGAAGCATGAAATTATATAGGAGAAATATTTATGAAAGAAGGTAAACTTTATTCACTTAACAAAATAGTTTTGATGATATAAATATATTTCTATATTATTCTAATTAAGGATCTAAAGTTTAAATTCTGTACCTTTCTTCTCATTACTATCCTTAATAGTACTCTAAAAAATTGCAAGATGACTACTCATTTTTGAAGCGTCAAATTGTTTTTTGTCGATTCTTTTAAAGTCTGAAACAATTTTTTTAATAAGATAAGATATATGTTTAATACTTAAAtttgaatatttaaaaaaaaaacaagaaataaCGTGCGATTTTACAGTGTAAAATACTTTTTATATGATCAGCATAATGAAACGTGTCATATATATTATTGACCTTATTTTTCAGGAATTAAGCtaaactttatataaaaagatATTATCTTTAAGTAGTCTTTatttaatttgattatgtaaaaaatatttacattacCCGTATGTAAAAGTTAGTGTACTAATTAATTAAAGTTGATGAGGTGGAATTCCCAGCGTGGCCTGTATACGTCAGCGATTAGTCATCAAATTTATCTTTATCCTTCTGATTAATTATTTTGGGAAGTGAACTGGCACCTATGTGCCAAAACTTTTTCCACCTAACTTTGggatatttaaaagaaattgtataGTGGAAAACCTTTTTTGCTTCTTTCTAAATGGTATAGTTTTGGTCGAACATGTTAAAATCATACTTTTTTTCCGTTCATAATAACTGATTTTTTTTACCTTTGGCACGCCCTTTAAAAAATTAATAACTCCTAGAAAAAAATAAGTATTTTGACtgaattatccttaattaaaatttGCATATTGTTAACTTGACACATTGGAATATGTAAATAagcaaaaatttgaaaaattaaagttaatttattcttaattatgtataaatgacacttattttgaatcaaaataaaaagatcaaaaagtCACTTATTATGAACATGAGAGAATATGTTATTTCTTTTTCTGTATTTACTTTGTGTGCGCGTGCTAGTTAACTACCGATATTCTGCAACACaactcaaattaaaaaaaaaacaaatttatctatgtttgcaattgcgataagcttaatttctttttctaaatgaGTTTTATTTGATTAATCTACACTAACACTATATATTAGGATAATAATTCATAGTGTGCTGTTGCTTGACGAAACCAGCACAGCATGAGAATTGCATGTCAAACGAGTTTTGATTTGAGCAAAAACCTCAACAAGTTAATTAAGAGTTTAGCACTGAGAAGATCATGATTTAAAAGCTCctattctttaaaaaaaaaaaaaaaaaaaataaaataaaataaaaagagtttgACAAAGGGAATTTCTACTATTACTGGTTCCaaatattagttttttttttttttgagaaatgaAAATTATCTTTTAAGAAGAGAAATTGTCTAATTTTAACAAATACTCTTATAACTAGGGTTGTTAAATGTTTTTCTTAAGGAGTGTAACAAAACTAAAATATGGATAATATTGGATCGAAGGGAATATTTGTTTGCCTGCGTTAATTTAACATGATCCTAGTATGTGGcttgtgtttatttatatttatatatatactagtctctatgtacgtgcgttgcacgtattTCGCTATTCAttaaaagaaagatgaaaattattttcttcccTATATTGAAAATCAAAGTTTTATCTAACTCTAAATATTAGATATTTTTTCATGCTATTTCTCAAAATATATCATTTAACCGACGATTTGAGAAAGACATTGTCAATGTCAATCAAGTTACAATTTTAGAAATTAAGAGAATATCACTATACCCTTTTGATTGTCAAGCTATTCTTCCATGACTTTTTTTTATTCCATGATGTAAGTTTGTAATTTGTATACCACGTAGTTATATGTCTTTGTTCCTTATCATCTTTGTATGTACATGTTTAGAGTGAATAAATATTTGAGTGTTAAGCTTAATCTAGAAAGGTTTTAGTCTTCGAAGTAAACCCGGCAACTCTCTCTAGCTTATTCATAGTAGAATTCAAATACTAACggtgattataattttatcctaCATGAATAGTTAAATCCTAAAAATAATTTGCTAATTTGTCGCTTTATTCTTATatattcttttccatcattttatttttctcttggTCCTTAaagtatgatttctttattttttctcaaCTTTGCGACCAAATTTCTTAATACAACAATGTAAAACTTTTCCTACAAATTTCAGCTTCATCTAGAGGTTTAATTGTCCACTATGGTCTAATCTTCTTAGAACGTATTGCACATCATATTCATATGGTTTATTTGTGAGAAttacattaatgaaaataaaatacttcACATCCAAATCTAGATTATGGACATTTCTTATATCTTGTCTCAATATATGTCAATTAAACAGTGTTTTAGAAAGATAATTCCAATTTACCCTTTCGATTATCAAATTATTActttatgtaaaaaaaattatttcatgaTATTTTCGTTATCTTTCTTAAAGAAAAAAAACGTATGTACGTAAATCTTGTACATTACACGCTGTGCGTTACTGTTCTCTATTTGATATAGttataagaaaaaataacttaATGACCTGCATATAAAAATTTAATGGAATATGTGATATTTCACATTATTAATTCTAGATCGGCTTAGTTGTAACATACCGGAGGAGAATGATTcgctgtcttcttcttttttttggttatATGCTAATATTAGTTtatatgtaataaatcaaaatctcatatatttacaaaaaaaataattctaaATCTCATACAAACTGGAGAACGAAATATATGAACCATGCATATTGTTgacggaaaaaaaaaaagaagagctaCTATCCTCTATCCAAGTATAGTGGCGGAGAGTAGCAGTCCATTAAGTCCGAATAGAATTGTACCCAATATCAACTTTGTAGGGATGTTG comes from the Nicotiana tabacum cultivar K326 chromosome 14, ASM71507v2, whole genome shotgun sequence genome and includes:
- the LOC107796425 gene encoding sugar transport protein 12, whose protein sequence is MAGGGGFSRDPNNGKEYPGSLTLYVTITCIVAAMGGLIFGYDIGISGGVTSMDSFLRKFFPSVYTKQREDTSTNQYCKFDSQTLTMFTSSLYLAALVSSLVASTVTRKLGRKLSMLFGGILFCAGALINGFARGVSMLIVGRILLGFGIGFANQSVPLYLSEMAPYKYRGALNIGFQLSITIGILVANILNYFFAKITWGWRLSLGGAMVPALIITVGSLLLPETPNSMIERGNNEEAKTKLRRIRGVDDVDEEFNDLVAASEASRKVEHPWRNLLQKKYRPHLTMAIVIPFFQQLTGINVIMFYAPVLFKTIGFGADASLMSAVITGLVNVAATIVSIYYVDKLGRRFLFLEGGFQMLICQIAVAICIGLKFGTDGNAGNLPKWYAIVVVIFICAYVSGFAWSWGPLGWLVPSEIFPLEIRSAAQSINVSVNMIFTFIIAQVFLTLLCHLKFGLFLFFAFFVFVMTIFIYFFLPETKNVPIEEMVIVWKEHWFWSRFMTEVDYPGIGKGSYNGAAVEMAKGDNGHKLV